TTTTTTTTCACTTCCAAACAAAAAGAAAAAAAAATTGTAACGATCCGGTAAGGATAAACTCAAAGTTCTACTTAAATTAAATAATAAATAAAATAATATTTAATTTAATATTTAATTTATAATAATATTTTATTACGACATGCTGTTTTTTCCATTCATTACCTTTGAGGATCAGTCGTGGTCTTATAGACTCTACCAATAGTCTGGACGAATCTGTTGCTTCATCCAAATGTGTAAAAGATCATAGTCGCACTTAAAAGCCGAGTACTCTACCGTTGAGTTAGCAACCCGAAAATAAAAAAAATAGGATATATATGTAAAAAAGGTCAAAATAAAAAAATCAATTGAATAGCACTGCACGACCCCGTCAAAACATTGAACTAGAACAAATCGAAAAGAAAGATTTGTTTTTGTTTTTCAATTAAAAACACCAAAATACCAAAATGGACAGATCGGATTAAACAACAACAGATTCCCAATAGAGATGTCAAAATTGTGACAAACCGCCATTTTTTTTATCAATTTTCTTTTCTTTTTCGTTAAGAAAATACATCTTGTATGCCAGTAAATCCGGCAGGGCAAACCCATCATTTGACTGAAGTGAAGGAAAGAAAAAACCAATATGGGGTGGAGATAAACGGATCTATTTATCTACGATCGAATTATATTTCTTCGATGCACCATTGTCAATATGAATCCAATGTTAAGAAAACAAATTTAAGTAAATCAAATAAGGACTTGTGTTGGATTGGCACAACATAAACATAAATAAGAAATTTGGATGAAAAAAATACGAAAGAGGTAAAGTAAAGAAAAAATCTCGGATTTATTCAATCAATAGAGGTACAATAAGCAAGATTAACCCCTTGTTTGTTGGTGGATTCCCGCAACAAACAAAACAAGAAAAAAAGTCAATTAAGTATGAATACAGCAAGAAAAAGGCAAATTGTGTGTAAATTATTACACAAAGATAGATACTAGTTACCCCCCCCCCTTTTTTTTTTTATCAATTTTTGTTTTTTACTTTAATTAACTCGAATCGAAGTTCTTTCTTGAAATAATTCTGCCTTCCTTAAAATATCACAAACAGTTCCCGTAGGTTGAGCACCTTTTCAAGGAAATATAGAATAAAAGGAACATTTAAATAAGTTTGATTCTTTATCGGATCGTAAAAACCTACTTTTCTAAGATCTCTTCCTTCTCCTCGGGATCAAACATCAATTGCAACGATTCGGTAGATGGCTCATTGGAATAGATGTAAATAAACAATGCCCCCCCTAGAAACGTATGGGAGGTTTTCTCCTCATACGGCTCGAGAAAAAGGATTCGAAATTTATGTATATGTATATAATGGCAAATGGATCCATAAAATAATGAATTAGACTATGATTTGAGTCATTTTTTTATTCTTCCTTACAGACAGAAAAAAAGAAATCTCATTCGTACTCATAACTCAAGTTGGGTAATTCTGACAGAGTTCGAAGGGAAACCCTTAGACATTTATTGAGCCGTCTCTAACCTCTTTTGTTTGTCTCATCTCGAATCTATTTTTATTCCTCATTCTGATTCAATTGTTGAGACAATTTCAAATAGTGTTTACTTGTTCCGGAATCCTTTATCTTTGCTTTGTGAAATCATTGGGTTTAGACATTACTTCGGTGATCCTTACTCCTTTCAAAAGAGCAGCAACATACCTTTTTGTTTTTTGTTATTTATTTCTATACTATAGAAATAGAATATGAACGGTGGATTCCCTTGTGATACACTTTTGATCGAAATAGTTTTACCAATTCTGAAAAATTTGACTTTTTTTTTCTCTTTGATTTTTCGATTTTTTGAACCTTTCGATTTATATATTGATTGAGGATATACTTACAAAGTTGGTCTAACTTATTGATAGTTACTAACCCTAGATTCTTCCCCCTGATAAACGAATCAATCCTTTCTGCTCGAGCTCCATCATGTACTATTTACTTACAACCTAACACAAATTAGGTTCCTAACAGAGCAGAACAAACTATGTCGAGCCAAGAACATCTTCATTCCTATAGAAAATGGTGGATGTAAGAATCCACAGCCGATCATGTCCTTCAAGTCGCACGTTGCTTTCTACCACATCGTTTCAAACGAAGTTTTACCATAACATTCCTCTAATTTTATTTCAAACCGGTATGTAATTGATTCAATATGGAATCATGAATAGTCATTGGCTCAACCGGTGTGTGTATACCGGTATATAATAGTACATACTTTTTATCTATCTATCTATGGATAGATAAGTATTTATCCGGAGAAGGCTCAGCAAGGATCCAATTTATTTAACTCTATATTCTATCATATGAATGAAACATATTTCTAAAAAAGACGAATAAATAAGTTTGCTTAAGACTTATTTACATCTTAAAAAGATTGTTCGGGACGATCAATTATGAAGGATCCATTTTTCTCGAACAAATAAACTATAAACCTCAAAAGAAGAACCTTTAATATTAATAGATTTGCAATCCCGGAAAAAAATAAATTATTAATAAAACTTTTTATTTTATACAATACAGATTTTGTTTTACTTGAGGTTCAAGAATTTTTCTTTTCAAAAAATTCCATAAAGTAAAGTAGATGCAATATACGAATTTCCCCCCAATCGCTACATTACATTGATTTACAATTATTCATTTGAACCGGATAAGATATAAGATGAACCAGATAAAATACAAAAAAATGGGGTCCAGATCAATTCGTTTTGACTATTTTTTTCCCACACCTGCTTTAGAAGTTTTAAGACCAGTGATGAAATTAGTACCAAAAACTCCCTACTCTTTAGTCTCCACATAGACTGTGGAATTGGGATACCCCATTTATTTACTTTAGGCTTTTTACCCTTGGTAAGGGAATAAAGAGGCCTTTCTTTCATTCACATTTCGATGAAGAATGCTTCATGTGAGAATTGACATTTCATACATAGATATGGGACATAAAGTTTCCATAAGTAACTAACTTTAAAATGAATATTGAGTAGTACGAGCATATCCTGAATGTGAATGATAAACCCAGAATATCTTTTTTGAATTCAAAAAAAGATATTTATTTCCACCCACATTTGACACTTGATTACGTTTGTGAGAAACCAAATGAAAGAAAAAATTTCTTTCTTCTGAGAGGTCATGGATTGACCCTACGAATGAAACAGGAAAGAGTCAATATTCGCCCGCGAAGCCTTTTTTGATTGGATAACCATATTTTGGCGTGATTCGATAGGGGTCAAAATAAGGATTCGTTATAAAAAAAGAAGCATTTTTCTATAAATATACATACATATACACGTCTAGCTGTATATCTTGTATATACATCTTCCTATGTCAAAAATGAAATATCAATAAATCCCATTACTTTTTGTATTATTTATAAATTTTATGTATATTTGTAATATTCTTGAATCGTTTCATTCGCGAGGAGCTGGATGAGAAAAAACTCTCATGTCCGGTTCTGCAGTAGAGATGGAATTAAGAAAGAACCATCAACTATAACCCCAAAAGAACCAGATTTCGTAAACAACATAGAGGAAGAATGAAGGGAATATCTTGTCGAGGCAATCATATTTGTTTCGGCGGATATGCTCTTCAGGCACTTGAACCCGTTTGGATCACAGCTAGACAAATAGAAGCAGGGCGAAGAGCAATGACACGATATGCGCGTCGTGGTGGAAAAATATGGGTATTTCAAAATATATTTCCCGACAAACCTGTTACAGTAAGACCTACGGAAAGACGTATGGGTTCGGGGAAGGGATCCCCGGGTATTCTTGTTAAACCAGGTCGAAACATTCAGCTGTCGACGGACAAACTTTGCTAGAACGTCGACCGGGATGGGATGGCCAGGCCCCGGTTCCCAGGGTTAGGGTATTCCCTATGTTGAGCCTACTCAGATCAGAACTACACTTTTTTTTCTCTTTCGCCTATCGGCCGGCCGGCTTTAAGCAACCTTCGCATTTCCTGCTGAGATCCCAAGTCTCCAAGTGGGCCCTCTTGGCCACCCACGACCTTGGCTTTTTAGAGAATCCCGCTCCTGTGTCGTAGGACTTGTAGCTCGGCAGTCCACCGGGTAGGTTTGTTTATCCTTCGACGTTTCGAGTGTCTTCTTGGATAGTTATAGCGGCCCATAGGCGCGAGATGTACCTTGTGGGGGGCGGCGGTCCCCTGGACATAGTCCTTTCAGGCAGTGGCCGTTTAGTCCATGGTCCGTTGGATGGTCGGTGCAAGGCCAGAAATTGGAACACATTGATTCCGCTCGTTCCTGTCCTTCGCTTCAGGGCCTGTCCCTCGGTGTGGTCAGTACTCCATACTGTCGGGCAGCGAAGCTTACACTTGTTTACTTATTATGACGGTTCACCAGGGCCTCTTTCCTCCTCCCTTTTCTGCTCACTCGTAGGGGTCCGGACCCCCACAAAGGGGGAGGGAGTCGACTGAACATCTCAGCCATTGGCAGGAATTTCGCCCGCATCCGATCCCCAATTCTTGTTCACCCCGAATGATCGTGTTGGGTGAATTGTGACCTCGTACGATCGTGTCGGGTGAGCAACAGCCGCTTCGTCACAGTACTGACTTATGGGCTAACGGGTCACACTTTGGCCAAGTATCCTACAAAGAGACTCCCGAGAGCCAGAAGTATTGAAGGAATGGCCATAGGAATGGGCGCATCATGACATCGTAATCTGTCTCGCCCGAATGAATTAGTTGGTACTAGAAATGTTAGAAATAGTAAACGAAAAGAGTAATAAGAAGTGAAAAGGACAGAGAGACTTCCCAACCAGAAAGCAAAGTTCCCACTGATGGTATACTTAGTGTAAGCGAGCTCTAAGATCACATCTTTGGAATAAAATCCAGTTGGAAAAGGAAATCCAATTAGAGATAAGCTGCCCATGAGCATCATGGCATAGGTCAAAGGAAACGAGGAGGCAAGCCCCCCCATCTTTCGCATATCTTGCTCATCCGACATGGCATGAATCACCGAACCTGCACTCAGGAAGAGTAATGCTTTGAAAAACGCGTGATTCATTAAGTGAAAGACGCTAACCGAATAGTTAGAGATGCCGCAAGCAAAGATCATATAGCCTAATTGACTGCAAGTTGAATAAGCTATGACCCTCTTTAGATCGTTCTGTAATATTCCAGTGGTTGCCGCAAGGAATGACGTCATAGCTCCTGCAGAAGTAATAACAATCAAAGCCGTAGGTGGGTATTCAAATAAAGGGGAGCACCTTGCTATCATGAAAACGCCAGCTGTGACCATAGTAGCTGCATGAATCGAAGCAGATACTGGAGTGGGACCCTCCATTGCATCGGGTGACCGAGTATGCGATCCTATCTGTGCAGATTTCCCAACAGCACCAATAAAAAGTAAAATACAAATCAGAGTTATGGCATTCAATCTCATATTGCAAAAAATCCATGAATTTCTGGGGGCACTAGCACGAGCAAAAATGGTTGAAAAGTCTACTGTTTGAAAGAGAGTAAAACGACCCGAAATCCCAGGAGCTAATCCAAAATCACCTACTCGATTGACAGGCATAGCTTTTGTAGCTGCTTTATCTGCCTGAAGTCGTGTGAACCAGAAATGAATTAACAAATATGAAGCAAGACCTACTCCCTCCCATCCCAGGAATAATTGAAGAGAGTTATCTCCAGTCACCAACATTGGCATAAAAAAGGTAGGAATGGATAAATAACACATAAATCGAGGGCTATGCGGATCCTCAGACATATATGAAATGGAATAAAGATGGACCAAGCTACTTATGGATGTAACCACAATTAACATAACTACGGTCGGGCTATCGAACACGGAGTCAGAAGTGAATTACGAGTCGGACCAATCCGCGAAGCGAGCTCCCCTTGCAATGATGTGGTGGTGAACCTCTCATTCGTCTTCAGTGCTCTCCGAACCGTGCGGGAAGGTTTCCCATCACACGGCTCACCAACTTGATCTTCCGCGGGAACCGTATGTCCGAACAGGCCTGGAAAAACAGGTACGGTCTCGCTTTCCTTTGCCACTCAAGTGTACGGCATCTGCCGTGCTTAGGCCCCTTATTCCCTTCCCTAATCAAACTAAGAGTCCACCGCCTGCCTGCCTGACACTGTATGGGTATAGGTATGGCGTGCAGGCCAGCCTCCTTGGATTTTAGGTGATTAACTACCGAAGCGAAGAAAAGGCTGGATCAAGAAAAGGGGGGTACTACGAGCCCTCTGCCCCACGCATCTAACCAGCTCGCGTGGTTCACCGGTTCCACCGACGTCACCCTTAGATCGAGTGATTCAGTCGATACAGAGGTGCGCTTCAAGTGGGGGGTGTGCTGTCCCTATTGGGCTGGGCCCTTCCCCATAAGGCCCCACCGTCGGGGCATAAGCGCCCTCTTGCTACCCATATGCAAGGCGCCGTCTTAGCCTTCCCTGACCAGGATCGCTCCCACACCTGTAGCGTTCGTGATCGGCCTCCTCAACTGTGTATCGATCGAAAGGCAGGGCGGCACAGCCCCCAACCGACGGGAGTTGTTACGTCCAGTATGTCCCCCCTCGATTCCCGACATGCTATGATACCCCGGGGTGGGTAGGAGCGGGTCGAGTCCGTATCGCCGCGGAGCAACTGCAGCGTCCGGATCTGATCTATCTACTCGGCAATTCATCCGGTGACTTCACGGTCGCCAAAGAAGCCCCAAGAAGCATCAAACATTTCCGATGAGATCCATGGAGCTATTCTGAGATAGCAAGCACTAGCTCCCGGTGCG
This sequence is a window from Phoenix dactylifera mitochondrion, complete genome. Protein-coding genes within it:
- the nad5 gene encoding NADH dehydrogenase subunit 5, whose product is MYLLIVFLPLLGSSVAGFFGRFLGSEGTAIMTTTCVSFSSILSLIAFYEVAPGASACYLRIAPWISSEMFDASWGSVFDSPTVVMLIVVTSISSLVHLYSISYMSEDPHSPRFMCYLSIPTFFMPMLVTGDNSLQLFLGWEGVGLASYLLIHFWFTRLQADKAATKAMPVNRVGDFGLAPGISGRFTLFQTVDFSTIFARASAPRNSWIFCNMRLNAITLICILLFIGAVGKSAQIGSHTRSPDAMEGPTPVSASIHAATMVTAGVFMIARCSPLFEYPPTALIVITSAGAMTSFLAATTGILQNDLKRVIAYSTCSQLGYMIFACGISNYSVSVFHLMNHAFFKALLFLSAGSVIHAMSDEQDMRKMGGLASSFPLTYAMMLMGSLSLIGFPFPTGFYSKDVILELAYTKYTISGNFAFWLGSLSVLFTSYYSFRLLFLTFLVPTNSFGRDRLRCHDAPIPMAIPSILLALGSLFVGYLAKDMMIGLGSNFWANSPFVLPKNEILAESEFAAPTITKLIPILFSTSGASLAYNVNPVADQFQRAFQTSTFCNRLYCFFNKRWFFDQVLNDFLVRSFLRFGYSVSFEALDKGAIEILGPYGISYTFRRLAERISQLQSGSVYHYAFAMLLGSTPFVTFSRMWDSLSSWVDSRSSFIWIVSSFLNNKSSQE